A genomic region of Kluyveromyces marxianus DMKU3-1042 DNA, complete genome, chromosome 5 contains the following coding sequences:
- the PEP8 gene encoding retromer subunit PEP8, with product MSLFYKTPVDIEILFDGEDSRKHIEVPTSSHAAKSLFDKYPLFEDGESVSGIVTLRVREGKKLEHSGIKVSLIGSIDTTSHNNEVKNKTLDTFLTLSMDLCPPGELVHSINYKFNFKDVEKRFESYLGKNVSVLYYVKVTMIRKSTDIVKLKKFWCYRYSNEMAVNTTDNKPIKLDIGIENCLHIEFEYSKSKYSLKDVIVGRIYFLLTRLKVKHMELSLIKRETCGTEPNQLSDSTSIRYEIMDGSPVKGETIPIRLFLGGYDLTPNMSCNYFNVKNYLSLVIIDEDGRRYFKQTEIILYRTI from the coding sequence ATGTCACTTTTCTATAAAACCCCTGTTGATATCgaaatattatttgatgGTGAGGATTCACGGAAACATATTGAAGTTCCAACAAGTTCACATGCAGCAAAAAGCTTATTTGATAAGTATCCACTTTTTGAAGATGGAGAAAGTGTTAGTGGAATAGTCACTCTGCGTGTTAGAGAAGGCAAGAAATTGGAACACTCTGGAATAAAAGTTTCCTTAATTGGAAGTATTGATACAACCAGTCATAACAATGAGgtgaagaacaaaacatTAGACACATTTTTAACCTTAAGTATGGACCTTTGCCCACCAGGTGAGCTCGTACACTCAATTAACTATaaattcaacttcaaagatGTAGAGAAACGGTTTGAAAGTTATTTGGGAAAGAACGTTTCTGTGCTGTATTATGTTAAAGTTACCATGATAAGAAAATCCACAGACATTgtaaaactaaaaaagTTCTGGTGTTATAGATATTCTAACGAAATGGCAGTTAATACAACTGATAACAAGCCTATTAAATTGGATATAGGTATTGAGAACTGTCTCCatattgaatttgaatattcaaaatctAAATATTCACTAAAAGACGTAATAGTTGGGAGAATATACTTCTTATTGACTAGGTTGAAAGTGAAGCATATGGAACTAAGCCTTAtcaaaagagaaacttGTGGGACGGAACCAAATCAACTATCTGATTCTACTTCCATTAGGTATGAAATAATGGATGGCTCCCCAGTGAAGGGAGAGACAATTCCAATTAGGTTATTTCTCGGTGGTTACGACCTAACACCAAATATGTCATGCAATTACTTCAACGTAAAGAATTATCTCAGTTTAGTGATAATAGACGAAGATGGACGAAGATACTTTaaacaaac
- the BNA3 gene encoding kynurenine--oxoglutarate transaminase — MTQQSKVAGIRANRAFMGNVPKDVWTLTNEAAHVASENEKNRGRAILNLGQGFFSYSPPKFAIDQVVEALKVPLNNQYSPTRGRPALLTALSNFYSPIYGEPLNANNVTITTGANEGILSCLVGLLNPGDEVIVFEPFFDQYISNIEIPGGKVRYVPLVAPKELSERVTTGDDWKIDWDILNNTINEKTKAVILNTPHNPIGKVFTREELTQLGEICVKNNIYIISDEVYEHLYFGKEFVRIATLSKEIGDLTLTVGSAGKSFAATGWRIGWVVSRNAELLSYASKAHTRICFSSPSPFQEACAHSIEIGLKNGYFKAMREEYKEKFAILTSVFDELGLPYTKPDGTYFVCVDFSKVKIPADYPFPQELNNRAKDFRLSYWLVNELGVVAIPPTEFYIKEHEKAAENLLRFAVCKDNDYLRKSVERLRLLKDYL, encoded by the coding sequence ATGACACAACAATCGAAGGTTGCCGGCATTCGTGCCAACAGAGCGTTTATGGGCAACGTTCCAAAGGACGTGTGGACATTGACCAACGAAGCTGCGCATGTGGCTTCAGAAAATGAGAAGAACCGTGGTAGAGCGATCTTGAATCTTGGTCAAGGTTTTTTCTCATACTCGCCTCCAAAGTTTGCCATTGATCAAGTCGTGGAAGCTCTTAAGGTTCCATTGAACAATCAATACTCACCAACTCGTGGTAGACCAGCTCTCTTGACAGCTTTATCAAACTTTTACTCGCCAATTTACGGGGAACCCCTTAATGCGAACAATGTTACCATCACCACTGGTGCAAACGAGGGTATTCTTTCGTGCCTTGTTGGTTTGCTAAATCCCGGCGATGAAGTGATTGTGTTTGAGCCCTTCTTCGATCAGTATATCTCTAATATCGAAATTCCTGGTGGAAAAGTCCGTTACGTTCCATTGGTAGCCCCTAAGGAATTGAGCGAGAGAGTCACCACCGGTGATGATTGGAAGATAGACTGGgatattttgaacaacACCATTAACGAAAAGACAAAAGCAGTGATCCTAAACACGCCTCATAATCCTATTGGTAAGGTCTTCACCCGTGAAGAACTTACACAACTAGGAGAGATTTGTGttaaaaacaatatttaCATAATTAGTGATGAGGTTTACGAGCACTTGTATTTCGGCAAGGAATTTGTACGTATTGCAACTCTCTCTAAGGAGATTGGAGATCTGACTTTGACAGTTGGTAGTGCCGGGAAAAGTTTTGCGGCCACGGGTTGGAGAATTGGCTGGGTAGTGTCAAGAAATGCAGAACTATTAAGCTACGCCTCCAAGGCACACACCAGAATATGCTTCAGTTCTCCATCGCCGTTCCAAGAGGCATGCGCACATTCCATTGAAATTGGATTGAAAAATGGATATTTCAAGGCTATGCGAGAGGAGTACAAAGAGAAGTTTGCTATTTTAACTAGCGTTTTTGACGAATTAGGCTTACCTTACACCAAACCAGACGGTACATACTTTGTTTGCGTCGACTTCAGTAAGGTTAAGATTCCCGCGGACTATCCATTCCCACAAGAATTGAACAATAGAGCTAAGGACTTTAGACTTTCGTACTGGTTAGTGAATGAATTAGGTGTCGTAGCAATTCCTCCAACTGAATTTTATATCAAGGAGCATGAGAAAGCCGCTGAAAATTTACTCAGATTTGCTGTCTGTAAAGATAACGACTACTTGAGAAAATCTGTAGAAAGATTAAGACTACTCAAGGATTATCTATAA
- the ABF2 gene encoding putative high mobility group protein B3-like protein, whose translation MLFKRFLSITPITSQAAATAIKPKRPPTAFSYYFKQNVKQICEANNVKTVDAMKIAGEKWRSFSESEKQKYFDEVKPLLENYQAQLKEFEKNLPPKRPATSFGLYLKEVSPDRRAQNPGLNQVEIMKLVSNEWKNMDESLKNKYREQFAEQLAVYNKAVEKFKKSA comes from the coding sequence ATGCTTTTCAAACGTTTCCTTTCTATCACCCCAATTACATCACaggcagcagcaacagctaTTAAACCAAAAAGACCTCCAACGGCCTTCTCGTACtatttcaaacaaaatgTCAAACAAATATGCGAAGCGAACAACGTCAAGACTGTTGATGCTATGAAGATTGCTGGTGAGAAATGGAGAAGCTTCTCTGAAAGCGAGAAACAAAAGTACTTTGACGAGGTGAAGCCACTTCTTGAGAATTACCAAGCACAGCtaaaagaatttgaaaagaacttgCCTCCAAAGAGACCAGCAACTTCTTTCGGTTTgtatttgaaagaagtttcTCCAGATAGAAGAGCCCAAAACCCTGGTTTGAACCAGGTTGAAATAATGAAGTTGGTCAGCAACGAATGGAAGAATATGGACGAGTCGCTCAAGAATAAGTACAGAGAGCAATTCGCCGAGCAACTGGCTGTTTACAACAAAGCGGTCGAGAAGTTTAAAAAATCAGCCTAA
- the NUP82 gene encoding linker nucleoporin NUP82, whose protein sequence is MSLLNVGDLEGIFQPVSVNPSSRLVCYNSSRVYVWQNGILRVQSEVGNTYKSYDLEVPFTPEAMVLDISGDLIAFHSKSEFYVVEVRQNTRLKRHHKPEAGIKRLLWHPLATYGLSVVILHEDSSIQIYDLNELDVPKPTIFNLKTKSFGLSDHVEGVCDITFDTTGLVLYLLSSYNFCDVYAIYPFLPDNFTLDGFENNKDDNDNSSLADYMYHKSLSQFNNVQKELNQSTMTADVQQSDMLPLSHDLLKQIQFFKSFAKKNESLPFSNKALTKATPQGPFRIKGFSKSLYEKDVIGITNIPISKYLGLLALQFEDGSNVILFPDSEPIMSWTPRNINPFNSFTVITSFQAQGSCTLLNGTKPKLAYVGPNAAIFVELPWLSPLSECIKLNDFSSIVGVDFDVNITTISGSFSGVIPTITADVLYDNQHIKVIESEDKKESTLRTPKNLDVKYTYKPALPTSSQEIGMLVMKYKSQAKHFVGGVPDELASVPFKNDNNEDQLEIVSKLYKNTMGRVKMGQMIAYRMFNKLQEQQNEIHRQLRKTNRLNELKVKLEGNLSELEERHAASKEKSKQLNERLDKLKETFTKIENSQKLKTASISDAEVAWFKTIRTQVLKFNEYVHMTNNLREELEFLDKKLKAIHTDKTDLFSDAEFNELQQMLLNDKKVINACVSELTASVQTLEM, encoded by the coding sequence ATGTCCTTACTCAATGTCGGTGATTTAGAAGGAATTTTTCAACCTGTATCTGTTAACCCTTCTTCCAGGCTAGTTTGTTACAATTCCAGTAGAGTTTATGTATGGCAAAATGGTATTTTGAGAGTTCAATCAGAGGTTGGAAACACGTATAAAAGCTATGATTTAGAGGTGCCATTTACTCCAGAAGCTATGGTTTTGGATATTTCCGGTGACCTCATAGCATTCCACTCTAAAAGCGAGTTTTACGTTGTTGAAGTTAGACAAAACACAAGATTAAAAAGACATCATAAACCTGAAGCAGGGATAAAAAGACTACTATGGCATCCTTTGGCAACTTATGGGCTCTCTGTAGTTATTTTGCATGAAGATTCTTCCATTCAAATATATGATCTGAATGAATTGGACGTACCAAAGCCAACCATTTTTAATCTGAAGACGAAGTCTTTCGGGCTTTCAGATCATGTTGAAGGTGTATGTGATATTACTTTTGATACTACAGGCCTTGTACTATATTTACTCAGTTCGTACAACTTTTGCGATGTCTACGCGATATACCCTTTCCTACCGGACAACTTCACTTTAGATGGATTTGAGAATAACAAggatgataatgataacAGCAGTTTGGCCGATTACATGTATCACAAATCTTTATCTCAGTTTAACAATGTTCAGAAAGAACTAAATCAATCTACAATGACTGCTGATGTGCAACAATCAGATATGCTACCGCTAAGTCACGATTTACTGAAGCAGATTCAGTTCTTTAAAAGTTTTGCTAAGAAAAATGAATCTTTGCCATTCTCAAACAAAGCTTTGACCAAAGCAACTCCACAAGGCCCATTCCGTATCAAGGGATTCTCTAAGTCATTATATGAAAAAGATGTGATAGGAATAACTAATATACCAATAAGCAAGTACCTGGGATTATTGGCTCTTCAGTTTGAGGATGGTAGCAACGTTATACTATTCCCTGATTCAGAGCCAATTATGTCTTGGACACCTCGTAATATAAACCCGTTCAACAGCTTTACAGTGATAACATCATTTCAAGCTCAAGGCTCCTGTACGTTACTAAACGgaaccaaaccaaaattAGCCTATGTAGGTCCTAATGCTGccatttttgttgaattacCATGGCTATCTCCACTTTCAGAATGTATTAAACTGAATGATTTCTCCTCCATTGTGGGTGTAGACTTTGATGTTAATATCACCACTATCAGTGGATCATTTTCAGGTGTTATACCGACCATCACAGCGGACGTTCTCTACGACAACCAGCATATAAAAGTCATCGAGAGCGaagataaaaaagaaagcaCCCTAAGAACTCCAAAAAATTTAGATGTGAAATACACGTATAAACCAGCACTACCTACATCATCCCAGGAAATAGGAATGTTGGTTATGAAGTATAAATCGCAAGCGAAACATTTTGTGGGAGGCGTGCCGGATGAACTTGCATCTGTGCCATTTAAAAATGATAACAACGAGGATCAACTAGAGATTGTATCGAAACTATACAAAAATACAATGGGTCGTGTGAAGATGGGCCAAATGATTGCATATAGAATGTTTAACAAGCTACAGGAGcaacaaaatgaaatacACCGTCAGCTCAGGAAAACTAATAGGCTTAATGAACTAAAGGTTAAATTAGAGGGAAACCTCAGCGAATTAGAGGAAAGACATGCTGCATCAAAGGAGAAATCAAAACAGTTGAACGAGCGTTTGGATAAGCTAAAGGAGACGTTCacaaaaattgaaaacagtcaaaaattgaaaacagcTAGTATTAGTGATGCTGAAGTAGCATGGTTCAAGACAATTAGAACCCAGGTTTTAAAATTTAACGAATACGTTCATATGACGAACAACTTGCGCGAGGAGTTGGAATTTTTGGACAAGAAATTAAAGGCCATACACACTGACAAGACCGATTTGTTTTCTGATGCGGAGTTCAATGAGTTGCAACAGATGCTACTGAACGACAAAAAGGTAATTAATGCATGTGTCAGCGAGCTTACTGCGTCAGTCCAGACTCTCGAAATGTGA
- the YHC3 gene encoding amino acid transporter YHC3, with product MNFEWSREKRTFLYFWLFGLINNILYVVILSAASDIIGPSLPKSIVLLFDIMPSFLIKLSAPFFIHKIHYDKRIPVLIILSVFGIMLVSTRKLWLCLPGIVLASLSSGFGEITFLQLTHFFGSRSLTGWSSGTGGAGIVGSFSYLLLTTFLRLNIQVSLMLYALLPFFFLLYFNVNDEIYASQDYQSLEVPIEEDGIASSEDPIQILKPDHWHHTLKRLSQLVVPYMIPLSTVYLFEYLINQGVAPTLLFPIDKTPFVKYRDIYVTYGTLYQLGVFVSRTWGHLLPVKNLYVFSILQFINLAVTICQSYFYFTHSMWLLMIIIFYEGLIGGSSYVNCFMNILKNVDPKEREFSLGSVSISDSSGTLIAAFLGIYLEPTLCKHQIDTGRPWCRME from the coding sequence ATGAACTTTGAGTGGAGTCGCGAAAAGAGGACGTTCTTATACTTTTGGCTGTTCGGGCTTATCAACAATATTCTTTATGTCGTCATATTGTCAGCAGCGTCTGATATAATTGGGCCCAGCTTGCCTAAGTCCATAGTTTTACTGTTTGATATTATGCCAAGTTTCTTAATCAAATTAAGTGCACCGTTTTTCATTCATAAGATCCACTACGACAAGCGAATTCCAGTTTTGATTATACTTTCTGTCTTTGGTATAATGCTTGTTTCGACAAGAAAGTTATGGTTATGTTTGCCTGGGATCGTACTAGCCTCTCTATCTTCTGGTTTTGGCGAGATTACCTTCTTGCAATTGACACATTTCTTTGGTTCAAGATCTCTAACTGGTTGGAGTAGTGGCACTGGAGGTGCTGGCATCGTGGGATCATTCTCTTATTTACTCTTGACCACTTTCTTGAGACTTAATATCCAGGTATCTTTGATGCTATACGCACTGTTACcgttctttttcttgttgtacTTTAATGTTAACGATGAGATTTATGCCTCTCAAGATTACCAATCACTTGAAGTGCCTATAGAGGAAGATGGTATCGCTTCCTCCGAAGATCCAATTCAAATATTAAAGCCAGACCATTGGCACCATACTCTGAAAAGGTTATCCCAACTAGTCGTTCCATATATGATCCCGTTGTCTACCGTGTACTTGTTCGAGTACTTGATAAACCAGGGCGTTGCACCAACACTTTTGTTTCCAATAGACAAGACACCATTCGTCAAGTATAGAGATATTTATGTCACATATGGTACCTTGTACCAATTGGGAGTTTTCGTATCAAGAACATGGGGTCACCTACTTCCTGTCAAAAATTTGTATGTCTTCTCGATCTTACAGTTCATTAATCTCGCTGTTACAATTTGTCAATCgtatttttatttcacaCATTCTATGTGGTTGCTcatgataataatattctATGAAGGTTTAATCGGAGGTTCGTCGTACGTCAACTGCTTTATGAATATTTTAAAGAATGTGGATCCAAAGGAACGTGAATTCTCCTTGGGTTCTGTTTCGATTTCGGACTCATCTGGAACGCTGATAGCCGCATTTTTGGGAATATATCTTGAACCGACTCTATGTAAACACCAAATCGACACCGGAAGGCCTTGGTGCCGCATGGAATAA
- the TIM54 gene encoding Tim22-complex subunit TIM54, translated as MWKKIPSPKWIAVGLVVTAGGSGIAYDKYEQSQIRSKYMDYVSEGSHAPLDTNLRPRKLLVIVAPPPNDYLDTSLKLWRRWVKPILYSSGLDYEVVTGTKQGEIRTEIAQRVRDIRSRLIEQRKEELKQEEEKKNKKWWFNWRSSTKTAAKDEIAEADESAVKNPPKFDTRSVLGIFYHNEPKQVVTEDSLVDPSVAGGVICIGRGAYKEYIDGVHEGVLGPLEAPVEKPSEETVPAESVPTTVEQHTNVSDDAPIVKPLESEIPKSLEENSSKEDDQAVKPEAEEEATSDSNSNSDSNSNAEKTAENKDSQPLIVKPFIKPSEYENATIPQELTSKLVIDPGTGAPAFFQQPLLVLAVPNLSGFTTIPSRISRFYQKRFNCEQVSHATLAMVESKSRPFTETDLDLAAYEELDWPKNWVEEGKKRGSEWVQPLKGDPRIMEKLRVIEPAMVSPISQQIESEPESS; from the coding sequence AtgtggaagaagattccTTCCCCCAAGTGGATTGCTGTGGGTCTGGTAGTTACTGCCGGTGGTTCGGGGATTGCATATGACAAGTATGAGCAGTCTCAGATTAGATCCAAATACATGGATTATGTGAGTGAGGGCAGTCATGCGCCTTTAGATACAAATCTAAGACCCAGGAAGCTTTTAGTTATCGTAGCTCCTCCTCCTAATGATTATTTGGACACTTCGTTGAAGTTGTGGAGACGGTGGGTCAAACCAATTCTTTACTCGAGTGGGTTGGATTATGAGGTTGTCACAGGGACTAAACAAGGTGAGATTAGAACAGAAATTGCCCAGCGTGTGCGTGATATACGTTCTAGACTAATAGAGCAGAGGAAAGAGGAGTTGAAGcaggaggaagaaaagaaaaacaagaaatggTGGTTCAACTGGAGAAGCTCCACAAAAACAGCTGCAAAGGACGAAATAGCTGAAGCAGATGAATCTGCCGTTAAAAATCCACCGAAGTTTGATACACGGTCTGTACTTGGTATTTTTTATCATAACGAGCCAAAACAAGTGGTTACAGAAGATTCACTAGTGGATCCTTCAGTTGCTGGTGGTGTCATTTGTATTGGTAGAGGTGCATACAAGGAGTACATTGATGGTGTTCACGAAGGTGTTTTAGGCCCATTGGAAGCACCAGTAGAAAAGCCCAGTGAAGAAACTGTTCCTGCTGAAAGTGTACCAACTACAGTGGAACAACATACCAACGTTTCTGATGATGCTCCGATCGTAAAACCTTTGGAATCCGAAATACCCAAATCTCTGGAAGaaaattcttcaaaggaAGATGACCAGGCAGTCAAACcagaagctgaagaagaagccaCGTCTGATTCTAACTCCAACTCCGACTCCAACTCCAATGCAGAAAAAACGGCGGAAAATAAGGATTCTCAACCGTTGATTGTTAAACCCTTTATCAAGCCTTCTGAGTATGAGAATGCAACTATACCCCAAGAACTTACTAGTAAACTTGTCATAGATCCAGGAACTGGCGCACCAGCGTTCTTCCAACAGCCTCTACTGGTGCTTGCAGTTCCAAACTTAAGTGGCTTCACAACAATCCCATCGCGTATATCCAGATTCTACCAGAAAAGATTCAATTGTGAACAAGTCTCTCATGCTACGCTAGCAATGGTGGAATCAAAGTCAAGACCATTTACCGAAACTGACCTAGATCTAGCTGCTTATGAAGAACTCGATTGGCCGAAGAACTGGGTCGAAGAAGGTAAAAAGCGTGGAAGTGAATGGGTGCAACCTTTGAAAGGTGACCCAAGGATTATGGAAAAACTTCGCGTTATTGAACCGGCCATGGTATCACCTATCTCTCAGCAGATTGAATCAGAACCTGAATCTTCCTAA
- the SDH8 gene encoding Sdh8p, with the protein MLPTVRIPNVFRTVRFRPALSSISQVRTFQERRAGPPPLPKEEQEEFERLQKLASSQEAIDAYNAQFETDHTMESVKSPILKNDVGGFSPEFMKTIPEFEGDKNPETGEIGGPKQDPLRHGDYSFNGRVTDF; encoded by the coding sequence ATGCTACCTACTGTAAGGATCCCAAACGTGTTTAGAACTGTTCGTTTTAGACCAGCTTTGTCTAGCATTAGTCAAGTAAGAACTTTCCAAGAGAGAAGAGCCGGTCCTCCACCTTTGCCCAAGGAGGAACAGGAAGAATTCGAGAGACTTCAGAAGCTTGCTTCTTCACAGGAAGCCATAGATGCTTATAATGCGCAGTTTGAAACAGATCATACTATGGAATCTGTCAAGTCGCCCATCTTAAAGAATGACGTTGGAGGGTTTTCTCCGGAATTTATGAAGACCATACCTGAATTTGAAGGTGACAAGAACCCAGAAACGGGAGAAATCGGTGGGCCTAAGCAAGACCCTTTGAGACATGGCGACTACTCGTTTAACGGACGTGTGACAGATTTTTAA
- the MRPL37 gene encoding mitochondrial 54S ribosomal protein mL54 (mitochondrial), with translation MFRVTRVLFSQAKNEASAQATKIVSSCPAGTPLKLQIKKSGKEPVALEDHEYPAWLWSVLDEKAQAEKLAADPIKLRKKQLRVANRERIKQNNFLSQM, from the coding sequence ATGTTCAGAGTAACACGTGTGCTTTTTTCTCAAGCTAAAAATGAAGCTTCTGCTCAGGCTACCAAGATTGTGTCTTCTTGTCCTGCTGGCACACCATTGAAACTTCAGATCAAGAAGTCTGGGAAAGAGCCAGTGGCTTTGGAAGATCACGAATATCCAGCATGGCTCTGGTCTGTTTTAGATGAGAAAGCACAAGCTGAAAAGCTTGCTGCTGATCCAATAAAGttgagaaagaaacaactAAGAGTTGCCAATCGCGAAAGAATCAAGCAAAACAACTTCTTGTCGCAAATGTGA
- the IKS1 gene encoding protein kinase IKS1, producing the protein MSLVVYSHDRDVEPGEGQIVVYNQAYFEYLQAEEGSSRGSYEDHARERPRRSSIPDDFFVQGYYQRFFKQVGVVGTGSRAVVYKVKHMLLENDLGTFALKKICIGDDMHWLYRCLKEVKLLNRLTEESSHLITYNHVWLERCPVESLILTQDDGSPANLDIPTTMPYMFILQQFCCGGNLDDVIQYQVFNKISGKETRLERKKKLMNAKKLRKGLTTYQIVSIAKDINTGLRQLHSLRIIHRDLKPSNCLLLEQFDPADTKNFPKCVIGDFGESQLYGQLRDATGSTGTLEFVAPELTTGAQFSFKSDIYAFGMILYFVIFGQLPFGSKDMSVIKREINQLSLNPDSMRELHESLDLVPVHPALFDLVCEMLNHTPSLRPDLASISYRLDTILESVTTSINNENTPTNSENKHKVGFASLYALQIAVTLTVLNHSDWHWWKYTVIFITGLAYNHNRNDSAGNRNLLIILIASVLISAISIW; encoded by the coding sequence ATGTCTTTGGTAGTGTATTCGCATGATAGAGATGTGGAACCCGGAGAAGGGCAAATTGTAGTGTACAACCAGGCGTATTTCGAGTATTTACAGGCTGAGGAAGGATCTAGTAGGGGCAGCTATGAGGATCATGCCAGGGAGAGACCGCGCAGGTCGAGCATACCTGACgatttctttgttcaagGCTACTACCAGCGGTTTTTCAAACAGGTTGGCGTTGTTGGGACTGGGTCACGTGCTGTAGTGTATAAGGTGAAACATATGCTCTTAGAGAACGACTTAGGGACTTTtgcattgaagaagatatgCATTGGAGACGACATGCACTGGCTCTACCGGTGCCTCAAGGAGGTGAAGCTCTTGAACCGGTTGACGGAGGAGAGCTCGCATTTGATCACGTACAACCATGTTTGGTTGGAGAGGTGTCCCGTGGAGTCGTTGATTTTGACACAGGACGATGGTTCGCCGGCCAATTTGGACATTCCAACAACGATGCCGTACATGTTTATTTTGCAGCAGTTCTGCTGCGGTGGAAACTTGGATGATGTGATCCAATATCAAGTGTTTAATAAAATTTCCGGAAAAGAGACCCGTCTTGAacggaaaaagaagttgatgaacGCCAAAAAATTGAGAAAAGGGCTCACTACATACCAGATCGTGTCAATTGCCAAGGATATAAATACAGGTTTGAGGCAGTTACATTCGTTACGTATCATTCATAGGGATTTAAAGCCTAGCAATTGTCTTTTGTTAGAGCAATTCGACCCAGCGGACACCAAAAATTTCCCGAAATGTGTCATTGGTGATTTTGGAGAGTCGCAGTTGTACGGCCAGTTACGCGATGCAACAGGTTCTACCGGTACTCTGGAATTCGTCGCTCCAGAATTAACTACAGGGGCACAGTTCAGCTTCAAATCAGACATATATGCATTTGGAATGATCTTGTATTTTGTAATATTTGGTCAGTTGCCCTTTGGTTCAAAAGATATGTCAGTTATAAAGCGAGAAATCAATCAACTCTCGCTAAATCCAGACTCCATGCGGGAGTTGCACGAATCTCTAGACCTTGTCCCCGTTCATCCAGCATTATTTGATCTTGTGTGCGAAATGCTGAACCATACCCCATCACTCAGGCCTGACCTGGCCAGCATTTCGTACCGCTTGGACACTATCTTGGAAAGTGTCACTACAAGTATTAACAACGAAAACACACCAACAAACTCcgaaaacaaacacaaagTTGGTTTTGCAAGCCTCTATGCACTTCAAATCGCTGTCACCCTAACGGTCTTAAATCATTCCGATTGGCACTGGTGGAAGTACActgtcatcttcatcacgGGACTCGCTTACAATCATAACAGGAATGACAGTGCGGGTAACAGAAACTTACTCATTATACTAATAGCATCAGTGCTCATTTCTGCCATATCCATATGGTAA
- the BIT61 gene encoding HbrB domain family protein, whose translation MKRARHKIFRKDDSPAAPPINIDSLLKNVHSLELNYQGFQPAEKKALLRTISALCKEVIENAMCHGLDGSIKLEDLNLLFRFYVDLEKEFKLDCNKDIKKMIMDGLSKFENEFILNSNEEVINVALKRLCAIWGRFYSRVYPDCLICLIQIPTDMEQLLLVCFRDAIVLPYYKNFMNAVEGISMSFAKYINSEEENGVKQEHKLILLQCFGVLSSIHGKDMNQRLIEDLLSGVRMSIGV comes from the coding sequence ATGAAAAGAGCAAGGCACAAGATATTCAGGAAAGATGATtcaccagcagcaccaCCAATCAATATTGATTCactgttgaagaatgtTCATTCCTTAGAACTGAATTATCAAGGGTTTCAACCagcagaaaagaaggcacTATTGAGAACCATTTCTGCGCTATGCAAAGAAGTCATTGAAAATGCGATGTGCCATGGCTTAGATGGAAGTATTAAGTTGGAAGATCTTAATCTATTATTCCGGTTTTACGTTGACTTAGAAAAGGAATTCAAACTGGATTGTAATAAggatatcaagaagatgattATGGATGGTCTTTCAAAGTTTGAGAATGAGTTTATTCTCAATTCAAATGAGGAAGTGATTAATGTCGCATTAAAACGACTCTGTGCAATTTGGGGGCGCTTCTATTCTCGTGTATATCCAGATTGTCTCATATGTTTAATACAAATACCTACAGATATGGAGCAACTATTATTGGTATGCTTCCGAGACGCAATCGTTCTCCCGTACTACAAGAACTTTATGAATGCTGTTGAAGGTATTTCGATGAGTTTTGCTAAATATATTAacagtgaagaagaaaatggtGTGAAACAGGAACATAAACTCATACTACTCCAATGTTTTGGTGTTTTAAGCTCTATACATGGCAAAGACATGAATCAACGACTAATCGAAGATCTTTTGAGTGGGGTTAGAATGAGTATTGGGGTATGA